A portion of the Clostridium gelidum genome contains these proteins:
- a CDS encoding Wadjet anti-phage system protein JetD domain-containing protein: MKNYKQLLLDKLIDSYESSKIYKGEITRDNKIYFKFNNKNLKEYFDEYNYKYKEEIDIACEQLEKENFIKIHRTEGYNSHIIDKVQLLESSVEGIYKYLKRKEKKHKEKDLITLLKQYSERDDLLGRFTLFAEEKIEKNLSIKKYLDIENIEQCNDILKGIDNVLREENEIFKRNFSIKVYGDSKKYAHIESRVIKIIKDFSEDEIPTYNIIDNYTYVYFKGNIDLKLKNSNISANDFIGGIAISSKDIENINEIKVCSDKLVTIENLTSFNNYNEECGVIYLGGYHNKVRQKFLSKIYEQNPNINYYHFGDIDAGGFKILVHLINKTKIQFKALNMDSETLLQNIDYAKPLTTNDIIEINRLLENDEYKEYSDVLSMMLKLNKKLEQEIIF; this comes from the coding sequence ATGAAAAATTATAAACAATTATTATTAGATAAATTAATAGATTCATATGAAAGTAGTAAAATTTATAAAGGTGAAATTACAAGAGATAATAAAATTTATTTTAAATTTAATAATAAAAATCTTAAAGAATATTTTGATGAATACAATTATAAATACAAAGAAGAAATCGATATTGCATGCGAGCAATTAGAAAAAGAAAACTTTATAAAAATTCATAGGACAGAAGGCTATAATAGCCACATTATAGATAAAGTCCAACTACTTGAAAGCAGTGTAGAAGGCATATATAAATATTTAAAAAGAAAAGAGAAAAAGCATAAGGAAAAAGATTTAATTACACTACTTAAACAATATAGTGAAAGAGACGATTTACTTGGTAGATTTACTCTGTTTGCCGAAGAAAAAATAGAAAAAAACTTATCAATAAAAAAGTATTTGGATATTGAAAATATAGAGCAATGTAATGATATTTTAAAAGGTATAGATAATGTTTTAAGAGAAGAAAATGAAATATTTAAAAGAAATTTTTCTATTAAAGTATATGGAGATTCAAAAAAATATGCTCATATTGAAAGTCGCGTAATTAAAATAATTAAAGATTTTTCAGAAGACGAAATTCCAACTTATAATATTATAGATAATTACACTTATGTTTATTTTAAAGGTAACATAGATTTAAAACTGAAAAATAGTAACATAAGTGCTAATGATTTTATAGGGGGAATAGCTATAAGCTCAAAGGACATAGAAAATATAAATGAAATTAAGGTTTGCAGTGATAAATTGGTAACAATTGAAAACTTGACTTCCTTTAATAATTATAATGAAGAATGTGGTGTTATTTATTTAGGTGGTTATCATAATAAAGTTCGTCAAAAGTTTCTTTCTAAAATATATGAACAAAATCCTAATATAAATTACTATCACTTTGGAGATATTGATGCAGGTGGTTTTAAAATTCTAGTTCATTTAATAAACAAAACTAAAATACAATTTAAAGCATTAAATATGGATAGCGAAACTTTGCTTCAAAATATTGATTATGCTAAACCTCTTACAACTAATGATATAATCGAAATTAATAGATTATTAGAAAATGATGAGTATAAGGAATATAGTGATGTTCTATCTATGATGCTTAAACTGAATAAAAAACTAGAACAGGAAATAATTTTCTAA
- a CDS encoding McrB family protein, producing the protein MEKNKQDSWIDINGSNENFLGRKTVDKSTFKYGTTIPARYHKVFQSNISDKLALVKSINVKLFINQKEFPALVSLRKSEVKAGITMQLRYSNKALLELLKEKLEVSYDYIVQYEKENDKKPSTIPAEYQEYIDFYKGDKIDTFILELIPKSKSKLEDEELEDEVILEDDLDNEFATINNINAEVTYIYDYITSKGFYYEKDLIANFYLSLITKPFVILSGISGTGKSKIVELFAEAVGANTNNERFKLIPVRPDWSDATDLLGYRNIENKFVPGIIIDAAYEAMQHLDKPYFLCLDEMNLARVEYYFSDILSSMETRKINDDEIITQKLLSRAQFGKDERAYDKYGDVYIPQNLYIIGTVNMDETTFPFSKKVLDRANTIEFNTVDLKYNFEQVYLDELSPKKYHNDFLKSQYLKISECKDEKEIATKVIDKLILINKILEKYQQHFAYRVRDEIVFYVIYAVKNQLFSFDQAMDYSIVQKILPKISGSGGEVLDILVELFNVLNNTKYKNDGYIEDEQIRAMEKESETSKYKLSSQKIMYMIRRFLRDGFTTFWQ; encoded by the coding sequence ATGGAGAAAAATAAACAAGATTCATGGATTGATATAAATGGCTCAAATGAGAATTTTTTAGGCAGAAAAACGGTAGATAAAAGCACTTTTAAATATGGAACGACAATACCAGCGAGATATCATAAAGTTTTTCAAAGTAACATATCAGATAAGCTAGCTTTAGTAAAAAGTATAAATGTAAAGCTATTTATAAATCAAAAGGAGTTTCCAGCATTGGTTTCATTGCGTAAGTCTGAAGTGAAAGCTGGAATTACAATGCAGCTTAGATATAGTAATAAAGCTTTGCTAGAACTTTTAAAGGAAAAACTAGAAGTAAGTTATGACTATATTGTTCAATATGAAAAAGAAAATGATAAGAAACCTTCAACAATTCCAGCAGAATATCAGGAATATATAGATTTCTATAAAGGTGATAAAATAGATACTTTTATACTTGAATTAATTCCTAAATCAAAGAGTAAACTAGAAGATGAGGAATTAGAGGATGAAGTAATTTTAGAAGATGATTTAGATAATGAATTTGCAACAATAAATAATATTAATGCAGAAGTTACATATATTTATGACTACATAACAAGCAAAGGTTTTTATTATGAAAAAGACTTAATCGCCAATTTTTATCTTAGTTTAATAACCAAACCTTTTGTTATTCTCTCAGGTATTTCAGGTACTGGAAAGAGTAAAATAGTAGAGTTATTTGCTGAAGCAGTTGGTGCTAATACAAATAATGAAAGATTTAAATTAATACCTGTTAGACCAGATTGGTCAGATGCAACAGATTTATTAGGTTACAGAAATATTGAAAATAAATTTGTTCCAGGTATTATTATTGATGCTGCCTATGAAGCCATGCAGCATTTGGACAAACCTTATTTTTTATGTCTTGATGAAATGAATTTAGCAAGAGTTGAATATTATTTCAGTGATATTCTTTCATCTATGGAAACAAGAAAAATAAATGATGATGAAATTATTACTCAAAAATTGTTAAGCAGAGCTCAATTTGGAAAAGATGAAAGAGCCTATGATAAATATGGTGATGTTTATATTCCACAGAATCTATATATAATCGGTACTGTAAATATGGACGAGACCACCTTTCCTTTTAGTAAAAAAGTATTAGATAGAGCTAATACTATAGAATTCAATACGGTAGATTTAAAATACAATTTTGAACAAGTATATCTTGATGAGCTTTCACCGAAAAAATATCATAATGACTTTTTAAAATCGCAATACCTAAAAATATCTGAATGCAAAGATGAAAAAGAAATAGCAACAAAGGTTATAGATAAATTAATTCTAATAAACAAGATACTTGAAAAGTACCAACAACATTTTGCCTATAGAGTACGTGATGAAATAGTATTTTATGTTATCTATGCTGTAAAGAATCAGTTATTCTCATTTGATCAAGCCATGGATTATTCTATTGTTCAAAAGATACTCCCTAAAATAAGTGGTAGTGGTGGGGAAGTCCTAGATATATTAGTAGAATTATTTAATGTTTTAAATAACACCAAATACAAAAATGATGGATATATTGAAGATGAGCAAATTAGAGCTATGGAAAAAGAATCTGAAACGAGTAAATATAAATTAAGTAGTCAAAAAATTATGTATATGATCAGGAGGTTCTTAAGAGATGGATTCACAACCTTCTGGCAATGA